A window of Rhinatrema bivittatum chromosome 2, aRhiBiv1.1, whole genome shotgun sequence contains these coding sequences:
- the GCM2 gene encoding chorion-specific transcription factor GCMb yields MSKASADALEDPDCVCSYGMTLSWDINDPKLPQELKQFDGFQEWTDGYVRFIYSSEDKHAQRHLSGWAMRNTNNHNCQILKKSCLGVVVCSRSCSLPDGTKLQLRPAICDKARQKQQKKPCNNCNSALELIPCRGHSGYPVTNFWRLDCKAIFFQAKGVHDHPRPESKSETEARRSAVKRQMSSSHLSQKKRLLESEAGRYHDSGGLLTNIQQLSCMEAPERFSLITDPSFSIPAQHYPSFQNTEPYKASYDSVSFDGEAVSPFQKCPNSRIYMPRPPCGYEFAVPSYISSSSYPTLYKDSSNGSPDAERVHLNGPQQSLGALNVSDRNFDGTIKHHGWKQILGKTGYGDRSDYGQVQMNAAHPYYNGDYPCRYGSTPSPTAPTLQTVITTTTKVSYQPYKSSMVKYSDSACDIKNLQSCNHMSDDIVETIYPEVKAQEDFGVIRSALGYQQDIVPTKSERVENLDSYRYGGYTTSNYSDRVGHSFRYENSDY; encoded by the exons GAGCTGAAACAGTTTGATGGCTTCCAGGAGTGGACAGATGGCTACGTGCGCTTCATTTACAGCTCGGAGGACAAGCATGCGCAGCGCCATCTCAGCGGCTGGGCCATGCGGAACACCAACAACCACAACTGCCAGATCCTGAAAAAGTCCTGCTTGGGCGTGGTGGTCTGCAGCCGGAGCTGCTCCCTCCCTGATGGCACCAAGCTGCAGCTGCGGCCTGCCATCTGCGACAAGGCCCGTCAGAAGCAGCAAA AGAAGCCGTGCAATAACTGTAATTCAGCACTGGAGCTAATCCCTTGTCGGGGCCACAGTGGCTACCCAGTCACCAATTTTTGGAGACTTGACTGCAAGGCAATTTTCTTCCAG GCTAAAGGAGTTCATGATCACCCGAGACCAGAGAGTAAATCTGAGACTGAGGCCAGAAGAAGTGCAGTGAAAAGGCAAATGTCTTCATCCCACCTGTCCCAGAAGAAAAGGCTTCTAGAATCTGAG GCGGGAAGATACCATGACAGTGGCGGCCTTCTTACTAACATTCAGCAGTTGTCTTGCATGGAAGCCCCAGAGCGGTTCAGCCTAATTACAGACCCCAGCTTTTCAATCCCAGCTCAGCATTACCCTTCCTTTCAAAACACAGAACCTTATAAGGCCTCCTATGACTCAGTGAGCTTCGACGGAGAAGCAGTGTCTCCATTTCAGAAATGTCCCAATTCCAGAATTTACATGCCCAGGCCTCCTTGTGGCTATGAATTTGCAGTGCCTAGTTATATAAGTTCCAGCTCATATCCGACACTTTACAAAGATTCAAGCAATGGTTCACCTGATGCTGAGCGGGTGCATCTGAATGGGCCTCAACAGAGTCTTGGTGCATTGAATGTTTCTGACAGGAATTTTGATGGTACCATCAAACATCATGGATGGAAACAAATTTTGGGGAAAACTGGATATGGAGATAGGAGTGACTATGGACAAGTCCAGATGAATGCTGCTCATCCTTATTATAATGGGGATTACCCTTGCAGGTATGGGAGCACACCCTCTCCAACGGCCCCCACTTTACAAACTGTGATAACCACAACTACCAAAGTGTCATACCAACCATACAAGTCATCCATGGTAAAGTACAGTGATAGTGCATGTGACATCAAAAACCTGCAGAGCTGTAACCATATGTCTGACGATATCGTAGAAACTATCTATCCAGAGGTAAAAGCTCAGGAAGACTTTGGAGTAATCAGATCTGCTTTGGGTTACCAGCAGGACATAGTCCCAACCAAATCTGAACGAGTAGAAAACCTGGATTCGTATCGATATGGAGGATATACAACAAGCAATTATTCTGACCGTGTAGGACATTCTTTTCGATATGAAAACAGTGACTACTGA